One genomic segment of Protaetiibacter intestinalis includes these proteins:
- a CDS encoding response regulator, which yields MTGIRVLIVDDQSMLRMGFRLVLAAEDGIEVIGEAGDGAAALSMVRALQPDVVLMDVRMPGVDGIEATRRVVAEAPDSRVIILTTFDLDEYAFAALRAGASGFLLKDVRPPELVAAIRSVAAGDAAIAPRVTRRMLELFAERLPDAGRAPASDDRLAALTPREHEVFAALGEGLSNAEIAERFVLSEATVKTHVARVLGKLGLRDRVQAVVLAYETGVAGR from the coding sequence GTGACCGGCATCCGGGTGCTCATCGTCGACGACCAGTCGATGCTGCGCATGGGGTTCCGCCTCGTGCTCGCGGCCGAGGACGGCATCGAGGTGATCGGCGAGGCCGGCGACGGCGCCGCCGCGCTCTCGATGGTGCGGGCGCTGCAGCCCGACGTCGTGCTCATGGACGTGCGGATGCCGGGCGTCGACGGCATCGAGGCGACCCGCCGCGTGGTGGCGGAGGCGCCCGACTCGCGCGTCATCATCCTGACCACCTTCGACCTCGACGAGTACGCCTTCGCGGCCCTCCGGGCGGGGGCGAGCGGCTTCCTACTGAAGGACGTGCGGCCGCCGGAGCTCGTCGCCGCGATCCGCTCCGTCGCCGCGGGCGACGCGGCGATCGCCCCGCGCGTCACGCGCCGGATGCTCGAGCTGTTCGCGGAACGCCTGCCGGACGCCGGCCGGGCCCCCGCCTCCGACGACCGGCTCGCCGCGCTCACCCCGCGCGAGCACGAGGTCTTCGCGGCCCTCGGCGAGGGCCTCAGCAACGCCGAGATCGCCGAGCGCTTCGTGCTCTCGGAGGCCACCGTGAAGACCCACGTCGCCCGCGTGCTCGGCAAGCTGGGGCTGCGCGACCGGGTGCAGGCGGTCGTGCTCGCCTACGAGACGGGCGTGGCGGGGCGATGA
- a CDS encoding sensor histidine kinase has protein sequence MLARLRGWLRPASAATADGPFTELDARRLGAVRRFFVQHPVFTDVFVALWFTVPSLFAALVLGYVGDPVPDPGRGWILVAFAFGGGLVLLRRRREPVLTVAALVVLLVACLALTGETGGFELAIALGMYAVAAARPPAVTWLVELGAMLVAGTAVAFLVRDTATDPDVNRVGLAIATIAIIAIGSLVAIAIGISVRGRRQHIDSLIQRANALAHDRAQSEALAVAEERTRIARELHDVVAHSLTVMVALADGARAASASDPEGAARALDALTETGRSALDDMRRVLGVLREPGSDAPLEPEPDVGLDELVARFRAAGLAVRIVRSGVQDELPVAVRRSIWRIVQESLTNVLRYAPASPLVLVELTRVRDAAGERFEVRVTNQAQPLTAERPTASGTGRGIIGMRERAASHGGTVDAGPHERGWQVHAVLPLGTRTAEGETR, from the coding sequence GTGCTCGCCCGGCTGCGCGGCTGGTTGCGGCCGGCATCCGCCGCCACCGCCGACGGTCCGTTCACCGAGCTCGACGCCCGCCGGCTGGGGGCGGTGCGCCGCTTCTTCGTGCAGCATCCGGTCTTCACCGATGTCTTCGTCGCGCTGTGGTTCACGGTGCCGTCGCTGTTCGCGGCGCTCGTGCTCGGCTATGTGGGCGATCCGGTGCCCGATCCGGGACGCGGCTGGATCCTCGTCGCGTTCGCCTTCGGCGGCGGCCTCGTGCTGCTGCGTCGCCGCCGGGAGCCGGTGCTCACCGTGGCGGCGCTCGTCGTGCTGCTCGTCGCGTGCCTCGCGCTCACCGGCGAGACGGGCGGGTTCGAGCTCGCCATCGCCCTCGGCATGTACGCGGTCGCGGCCGCGCGCCCGCCCGCCGTCACCTGGCTCGTCGAGCTCGGCGCGATGCTCGTCGCGGGCACCGCCGTCGCGTTCCTCGTGCGGGACACCGCCACCGACCCGGACGTGAACCGGGTGGGCCTCGCGATCGCGACGATCGCGATCATCGCGATCGGCTCCCTCGTCGCCATCGCGATCGGCATCAGCGTGCGGGGCAGGCGGCAGCACATCGACTCCCTCATCCAGCGCGCCAACGCCCTCGCCCACGACCGCGCGCAGAGCGAGGCGCTCGCGGTGGCCGAGGAGCGCACCCGCATCGCGCGCGAGCTGCACGACGTCGTCGCGCACTCGCTCACCGTCATGGTGGCGCTCGCCGACGGGGCCCGGGCGGCATCCGCGAGCGACCCGGAGGGGGCCGCGCGCGCCCTCGACGCCCTCACCGAGACGGGCCGCTCGGCGCTCGACGACATGCGCCGCGTGCTCGGCGTGCTGCGCGAACCCGGCTCCGACGCCCCGCTCGAGCCGGAGCCGGATGTGGGGCTCGACGAGCTCGTCGCCCGGTTCCGGGCGGCGGGCCTCGCCGTGCGGATCGTGCGCTCCGGCGTGCAGGACGAGCTGCCCGTGGCGGTGCGGCGCTCCATCTGGCGCATCGTGCAGGAGTCGCTCACCAACGTGCTGCGCTACGCACCCGCCTCACCGCTCGTGCTCGTCGAGCTGACGCGCGTCCGCGACGCCGCGGGCGAGCGCTTCGAGGTCCGCGTCACCAACCAGGCGCAGCCGCTCACGGCCGAGCGGCCCACGGCATCCGGCACCGGCCGTGGCATCATCGGGATGCGCGAACGGGCGGCATCCCACGGCGGCACCGTGGATGCGGGCCCGCACGAGCGCGGCTGGCAGGTGCACGCCGTGCTGCCGCTCGGGACGCGCACGGCAGAGGGGGAGACGCGGTGA
- a CDS encoding ABC transporter permease subunit yields the protein MSATTATRFGSGIRPTLARGIRSEWIKLRSLRSTVWIAAATVLVMAAFAALFAWAITVIPDEAPAGAAVLVVGYPIAQLVIGVLGTLVITGEYATGGIRSTLAAEPRRMLVVAGKAIVVLLSSFAVSLVALGVSAAVALPILNAGGVETTFGADDLRALVGVVLYLTLSGWFAFGIGLLVKHTAAAITALVGVLFILPIVVQIISATTGAEWLWDVYQYLPAPAGSAVVSGDVIGMGGLEPWTGFAVFGGYTAALLAAGTFVFSRRDD from the coding sequence ATGAGCGCCACGACCGCCACCCGGTTCGGGTCCGGCATCCGGCCCACCCTCGCCCGCGGCATCCGCTCCGAGTGGATCAAGCTGCGCAGCCTCCGCTCCACGGTGTGGATCGCGGCCGCCACGGTCCTCGTGATGGCGGCGTTCGCCGCGCTCTTCGCGTGGGCGATCACCGTCATCCCCGACGAGGCCCCGGCGGGCGCCGCCGTGCTCGTGGTCGGCTACCCGATCGCGCAGCTCGTCATCGGCGTGCTCGGCACACTCGTCATCACCGGCGAGTACGCGACGGGCGGCATCCGCTCCACCCTCGCGGCCGAGCCTCGGCGGATGCTCGTGGTCGCCGGCAAGGCGATCGTCGTGCTGCTGAGCTCGTTCGCCGTCTCGCTCGTCGCGCTCGGCGTCTCGGCCGCGGTCGCGCTGCCGATCCTGAACGCGGGCGGCGTGGAGACGACGTTCGGCGCCGACGACCTCCGCGCCCTCGTCGGGGTCGTGCTCTACCTCACCCTCTCGGGCTGGTTCGCGTTCGGCATCGGTCTGCTCGTGAAGCACACCGCGGCCGCCATCACGGCCCTCGTCGGGGTGCTGTTCATCCTGCCGATCGTCGTGCAGATCATCTCCGCGACCACGGGCGCCGAGTGGCTGTGGGACGTCTACCAGTACCTGCCCGCGCCCGCCGGCTCGGCGGTCGTCTCGGGTGACGTCATCGGCATGGGCGGCCTCGAGCCGTGGACCGGCTTCGCCGTCTTCGGCGGCTACACCGCGGCACTGCTGGCGGCCGGAACGTTCGTGTTCTCGAGGCGGGACGACTGA
- a CDS encoding ABC transporter ATP-binding protein, with protein sequence MIEARGLTKRYGDRIAVDDVSFTVQPGTVTGFLGPNGAGKSTTMRMIVGLTRPTAGSVTVAGQRYAELRSPLTTVGALLDAKAVHTGRTAYHHLLSLAASHGIPKQRVHEVIEQTGLDAVAGKRVKGFSLGMGQRLGIAAALIGDPQILIFDEPVNGLDPEGVRWVRTFARFLASQGRTVFLSSHLMSEVALTADHVIVIGRGRILADAPVAELVAGAGSPAVRVRTERASELAELLARSGATVASDEPGVLEIRELDVADIAGAAAAAGIVLLELTPLTTSLEDAYMALTDDSVEYRTSVPVEVAR encoded by the coding sequence ATGATCGAGGCACGCGGCCTCACCAAGCGATACGGCGACCGGATCGCCGTCGACGACGTCAGCTTCACCGTGCAGCCGGGCACCGTCACCGGCTTCCTCGGCCCGAACGGCGCCGGCAAGTCCACCACCATGCGCATGATCGTCGGCCTCACCCGCCCCACCGCGGGCAGCGTCACCGTCGCCGGCCAGCGCTACGCCGAACTGCGCTCCCCCCTCACCACGGTCGGCGCCCTGCTCGACGCGAAGGCCGTGCACACCGGCCGCACCGCCTACCACCACCTGCTCTCGCTCGCCGCGAGCCACGGCATCCCGAAGCAGCGGGTGCACGAGGTCATCGAGCAGACCGGGCTGGATGCCGTGGCCGGCAAGCGCGTCAAGGGCTTCTCGCTCGGCATGGGACAGCGGCTCGGCATCGCGGCCGCCCTCATCGGCGACCCGCAGATCCTGATCTTCGACGAGCCGGTCAACGGCCTCGACCCGGAGGGCGTGCGCTGGGTGCGCACCTTCGCCCGGTTCCTCGCCTCGCAGGGGCGCACCGTGTTCCTCTCGAGCCACCTCATGAGCGAGGTGGCGCTCACCGCCGACCACGTCATCGTGATCGGCCGCGGCCGCATCCTCGCCGACGCCCCCGTCGCCGAGCTCGTGGCCGGCGCCGGGAGCCCGGCGGTGCGCGTGCGCACCGAGCGCGCCTCCGAACTCGCCGAGCTGCTCGCCCGCAGCGGGGCGACCGTCGCCTCCGACGAGCCCGGCGTGCTCGAGATCCGCGAGCTCGACGTGGCCGACATCGCCGGTGCGGCCGCCGCAGCCGGTATCGTCCTGCTCGAGCTCACCCCGCTCACCACCTCGCTGGAGGACGCGTACATGGCCCTCACCGACGACTCCGTCGAGTACCGCACGAGCGTCCCCGTGGAGGTGGCCCGATGA
- a CDS encoding ATP-dependent helicase, whose translation MDGALERFSPATREWFDGAFPQPTAAQAGAWEAISSGRHALVVAPTGSGKTLSAFLWSLDRLLTAEPADPRRRTRVLYISPLKALGVDVERNLRSPLVGITQTAKRLGMPAPAITVGVRSGDTPAADRRLLQREPPDILITTPESLYLMLTSAARSTLAGVETVIVDEIHAVAATKRGAHLAVSLERLDALLPKPAQRIGLSATVRPLEEVARFLGGRERVEIVAPPIQKTFELRVVVPVEDMTELGARATDAELGEDEKALASGGSIWPHVDRAIVDEVLRHRSTIVFANSRRLAERLTASMNELYAEELAGEPGFDTPATRAAQPAAGARVPAAMMGASGQTSGAGPILARAHHGSVSKEQRAQIEDDLKSGRLRCVVATSSLELGIDMGAVDLVIQVESPPSVASGLQRVGRAGHQVGEISKGVLFPKHRADLLHTAIATERMREGLIEAIAVPQNPLDILAQQTVAAVALDTVEVEEWFETVRRAAPFATLPRSAYEATLDLLAGRYPSDEFAELRPRIVWDRVAGTITGRPGAQRLAVTSGGTIPDRGMFGVFIVGGDEGARRVGELDEEMVYESRVGDVFALGATSWRIEEITSDRVLVSPAFGQPGRVPFWKGDGLGRPAELGRAIGAFQAELASGTVSAERLEADGLDARAARNLLAFVAEQKAAAGVVPSDATLLVERFRDELGDWRLVLHSPYGTPVHAPWALAVAARIRERLGVDGSAMAGDDGIVVRLPETDADPPGAELFAFEPGELETVVTEEVGGSALFASRFRESAARALLLPRRNPGRRSPLWQQRQRSAQLLEVARKYPSFPIILETVREVLQDVYDLPSLRELATAIANRRVRLVEVETDAPSPFARTLLFGYVAAFLYEGDSPLAERRAAALSLDPALLAELLGRAELRELLDPEVIAQTERELQRLDPERHARDAEGLVDLLRVLGPLSVDELAARSAPQEVEELLTELARANRVLRMQIAGVERWAVVEDAARLRDALGVPLPIGVPSAFLEPVADPVGDLVSRYLRTHAPFTAADAASRLGLGVAVVTDALRRLAADRRAVEGEFRPGATGTEWVDPEVLRRLRARSLAALRAEVEPVPQAALGRFLPDWQHTGGGLRGLDGLVSAIDQLAGLPLPATSWESLVLPSRVRDYTPAMLDELMASGEVVWAGRGELPGGDGWVSLHLADAAGLTLPAPLALEPDPLRERLLTALDGGGGYFFRQLAAAAAGDDSPTDTELARALWDLVWAGRVTGDTFAGLRARLGATTTRTRATPRGRAHRARARVSASLAASAPPTVAGRWSLLPHPDAVPTARATALVEQLLERYGVVTRGAVQAEGVEGGFALVYKVLSSLEETGRVRRGYFVEGLGAAQFATPATVDRLRSFHSDRDADAPPVAVTLGATDPANPYGAALGWPEPPAGHRPGRKAGALVVLVDGALGLYVEKGGKTVLSFLDADAEEAREAAAASLATTVRAAGGRLRVERIDGEFAVGTPLGDALQRAGFAPTPQGLRLR comes from the coding sequence ATGGATGGGGCCCTCGAGCGGTTCTCGCCGGCGACGCGGGAGTGGTTCGACGGCGCGTTCCCGCAGCCGACCGCCGCGCAGGCGGGGGCGTGGGAGGCGATCTCGTCGGGGCGGCACGCGCTCGTGGTGGCGCCGACGGGCTCCGGCAAGACGCTCTCGGCGTTCCTCTGGTCGCTCGACCGGCTGCTGACGGCGGAACCCGCCGACCCGCGACGGCGGACCCGGGTGCTCTACATCTCGCCACTGAAGGCGCTCGGCGTCGACGTGGAACGCAACCTCCGCTCGCCGCTCGTCGGCATCACCCAGACGGCGAAACGGCTCGGGATGCCGGCCCCCGCGATCACGGTCGGGGTGCGTTCCGGCGACACCCCCGCCGCCGACCGCCGGCTGCTGCAGCGCGAGCCCCCCGACATCCTGATCACGACGCCCGAATCGCTCTACCTCATGCTGACGAGCGCGGCCCGCTCGACCCTCGCCGGGGTCGAGACGGTCATCGTCGACGAGATCCACGCGGTCGCCGCCACCAAGCGCGGGGCGCACCTCGCGGTGTCGCTCGAGCGCCTCGACGCGCTGCTGCCGAAGCCCGCGCAGCGCATCGGGCTGTCGGCGACCGTGCGGCCGCTCGAGGAGGTGGCGCGGTTCCTCGGCGGGCGCGAGCGGGTCGAGATCGTGGCGCCGCCCATCCAGAAGACCTTCGAGCTGCGGGTCGTGGTGCCCGTCGAGGACATGACCGAGCTGGGGGCGAGGGCCACGGATGCGGAGCTCGGCGAGGACGAGAAGGCCCTGGCATCCGGCGGCTCGATCTGGCCGCACGTCGACCGGGCGATCGTCGACGAGGTGCTGCGGCATCGCTCGACGATCGTGTTCGCGAACTCGCGGCGGCTCGCGGAGCGCCTGACGGCGTCGATGAACGAGCTGTACGCGGAAGAACTCGCGGGCGAGCCGGGTTTCGATACGCCCGCCACGCGGGCTGCTCAACCGGCGGCGGGGGCGCGCGTTCCCGCCGCCATGATGGGCGCATCCGGCCAGACCTCGGGCGCCGGGCCGATCTTGGCGCGCGCCCACCACGGCTCCGTCAGCAAGGAGCAGCGCGCCCAGATCGAGGACGACCTCAAGTCGGGCCGCCTGCGCTGCGTCGTCGCGACGAGCTCGCTCGAACTCGGCATCGACATGGGCGCCGTCGACCTCGTGATCCAGGTCGAGTCGCCGCCGTCCGTGGCCTCCGGCCTGCAACGCGTGGGTCGCGCGGGGCACCAGGTGGGCGAGATCTCGAAGGGCGTGCTGTTCCCCAAGCACCGCGCCGACCTGCTGCACACGGCGATCGCGACCGAGCGGATGCGCGAGGGGCTCATCGAGGCGATCGCCGTACCGCAGAACCCGCTCGACATCCTCGCCCAGCAGACGGTGGCGGCCGTCGCGCTCGACACGGTCGAGGTGGAGGAGTGGTTCGAGACGGTGCGCCGCGCGGCGCCGTTCGCGACCCTGCCGCGCAGCGCCTACGAGGCGACCCTCGACCTGCTGGCGGGGCGGTACCCCTCCGACGAGTTCGCCGAGCTGCGGCCGCGCATCGTGTGGGACCGCGTGGCCGGCACGATCACGGGACGCCCGGGCGCGCAGCGGCTCGCGGTCACGAGCGGCGGCACGATCCCCGACCGCGGCATGTTCGGCGTGTTCATCGTGGGCGGGGATGAGGGCGCCCGCCGGGTGGGCGAGCTCGACGAGGAGATGGTCTACGAGTCGCGCGTCGGAGACGTGTTCGCGCTCGGGGCGACCAGCTGGCGCATCGAGGAGATCACCTCGGACCGCGTGCTCGTCTCCCCCGCGTTCGGCCAGCCGGGGCGCGTGCCGTTCTGGAAGGGTGACGGCCTCGGGCGACCGGCCGAGCTGGGGCGCGCGATCGGCGCCTTCCAGGCGGAGCTGGCATCCGGCACCGTGAGCGCCGAACGGCTGGAGGCCGACGGGCTGGATGCGCGCGCCGCCCGCAACCTGCTCGCGTTCGTCGCCGAGCAGAAGGCGGCCGCCGGGGTCGTGCCGAGCGACGCAACCCTGCTCGTGGAGCGTTTCCGCGACGAGCTCGGCGACTGGCGGCTCGTGCTGCACTCCCCCTACGGCACCCCCGTGCACGCGCCGTGGGCGCTCGCCGTGGCGGCCCGCATCCGGGAACGCCTCGGCGTCGACGGCTCGGCGATGGCGGGCGACGACGGCATCGTGGTGCGGCTGCCCGAGACGGATGCCGACCCGCCGGGCGCGGAGCTGTTCGCCTTCGAGCCGGGCGAGCTGGAGACCGTGGTGACGGAGGAGGTGGGCGGTTCGGCGCTGTTCGCGTCCCGGTTCCGGGAGTCGGCGGCACGCGCCCTGCTGCTGCCGCGGCGCAACCCCGGGCGGCGTTCGCCGCTCTGGCAGCAGCGGCAGCGGTCGGCGCAGCTGCTCGAGGTGGCGCGCAAGTATCCGAGCTTCCCGATCATCCTCGAGACGGTGCGCGAGGTGCTGCAGGACGTCTACGACCTGCCGTCGCTGCGCGAGCTCGCCACCGCGATCGCGAACCGTCGCGTGCGGCTCGTCGAGGTGGAGACGGATGCGCCCTCGCCCTTCGCGCGCACCCTGCTGTTCGGGTATGTGGCGGCGTTCCTCTACGAGGGCGACTCCCCGCTCGCGGAACGCCGTGCGGCGGCGCTCTCGCTCGACCCGGCGCTGCTGGCCGAGCTGCTGGGTCGCGCGGAGCTGCGCGAGCTGCTCGACCCCGAGGTGATCGCGCAGACCGAGCGCGAGCTGCAGCGGCTCGACCCGGAGCGGCACGCACGCGACGCCGAGGGCCTCGTCGACCTGCTGCGGGTGCTGGGTCCGCTCTCGGTGGACGAGCTCGCCGCGCGCTCCGCCCCCCAGGAGGTCGAGGAACTGCTGACCGAGCTCGCGCGGGCGAACCGGGTGCTGCGCATGCAGATCGCCGGTGTCGAGCGGTGGGCGGTCGTCGAGGATGCCGCGCGCCTGCGCGACGCGCTCGGCGTGCCGCTGCCGATCGGGGTGCCGAGCGCGTTCCTCGAGCCGGTCGCCGACCCGGTCGGCGACCTCGTCAGCCGCTACCTGCGCACGCACGCCCCCTTCACGGCGGCGGATGCGGCATCCCGGCTCGGTCTCGGCGTCGCCGTGGTCACGGATGCGCTGCGCCGGCTCGCCGCCGACCGGCGCGCGGTCGAGGGCGAGTTCCGCCCCGGCGCCACCGGCACCGAGTGGGTCGACCCCGAGGTGCTGCGGAGGCTGCGGGCCCGCTCGCTCGCCGCGCTGCGGGCCGAGGTGGAGCCCGTGCCGCAGGCGGCGCTCGGGCGGTTCCTGCCCGACTGGCAGCACACCGGCGGTGGCCTCCGCGGCCTCGACGGCCTCGTCTCGGCGATCGACCAGCTCGCGGGTCTGCCGCTGCCCGCCACCAGCTGGGAGAGCCTCGTGCTGCCGAGCCGCGTGCGCGACTACACGCCGGCCATGCTCGACGAGCTGATGGCATCCGGCGAGGTCGTGTGGGCGGGCCGCGGCGAGCTGCCGGGCGGCGACGGCTGGGTGAGCCTGCACCTGGCGGATGCCGCCGGGCTGACCCTGCCCGCACCGCTCGCGCTCGAGCCGGATCCGCTGCGCGAGCGCCTGCTCACGGCGCTCGACGGAGGGGGCGGCTACTTCTTCCGGCAGCTCGCGGCGGCCGCCGCGGGCGACGATTCACCCACCGACACCGAGCTCGCCCGCGCCCTGTGGGACCTCGTCTGGGCCGGGCGCGTCACGGGCGACACCTTCGCGGGGCTGCGGGCACGGCTCGGCGCCACCACGACGCGCACCCGGGCGACCCCGCGCGGGCGGGCGCACCGGGCCCGGGCGCGGGTGTCGGCGTCGCTCGCCGCCTCCGCGCCGCCGACCGTCGCCGGCCGCTGGAGCCTGCTGCCGCATCCGGATGCCGTGCCCACCGCCCGCGCGACGGCGCTCGTCGAGCAGCTGCTGGAGCGGTACGGCGTCGTCACCCGCGGCGCCGTGCAGGCTGAGGGGGTGGAGGGCGGCTTCGCGCTCGTCTACAAGGTGCTGTCGAGCCTCGAGGAGACCGGACGCGTGCGCCGCGGCTACTTCGTGGAGGGGCTCGGGGCGGCCCAGTTCGCGACCCCCGCGACGGTCGACCGGCTGCGCTCGTTCCACAGCGACCGGGATGCGGATGCGCCGCCCGTCGCGGTGACGCTCGGTGCCACCGACCCGGCGAACCCGTACGGGGCCGCGCTCGGCTGGCCCGAACCGCCCGCCGGGCACCGGCCGGGCCGCAAGGCGGGCGCGCTCGTCGTGCTCGTCGACGGGGCGCTCGGGCTCTACGTCGAGAAGGGCGGTAAGACGGTGCTGAGCTTCCTCGACGCGGATGCCGAGGAGGCCCGCGAGGCTGCCGCGGCATCCCTCGCCACCACGGTGCGGGCCGCGGGCGGGCGGCTGCGCGTGGAGAGGATCGACGGCGAGTTCGCCGTCGGCACCCCGCTCGGCGACGCCCTGCAGCGCGCGGGCTTCGCCCCCACCCCGCAGGGCCTGCGGCTGCGGTAG
- a CDS encoding DNA-formamidopyrimidine glycosylase family protein: MPEGDTVYRTARQQHEALAGRVLTASDFRVPAFATLDLAGETVHEVVSRGKHLLHRIGAFTVHSHLKMEGAWRLFRGGERWTLPAFQARAVLEVPGVQSVGFQLGTLEVLPTAEEERVVGHLGPDLLGADWDAAEAARRLASDPGIPVFVALLDQRKLAGVGNVYANELCYVRGLLPTRPMGEVEDVPALVSLAHRMLVANRGRWTRSTTGDLRPDRRSWVYGRTGRACLRCGTTLEGGELGGVEGQERVVTWCPRCQR; encoded by the coding sequence GTGCCCGAGGGTGACACCGTCTACCGCACGGCGCGGCAGCAGCACGAGGCGCTCGCGGGGCGCGTGCTGACCGCGTCGGACTTCCGGGTGCCCGCCTTCGCGACCCTCGACCTGGCGGGAGAGACGGTGCACGAGGTGGTGTCGCGCGGCAAGCACCTGCTGCACCGCATCGGCGCGTTCACGGTGCACTCGCACCTGAAGATGGAGGGCGCGTGGCGGCTGTTCCGCGGCGGCGAGCGCTGGACGCTGCCCGCGTTCCAGGCGCGCGCCGTGCTCGAGGTGCCGGGGGTGCAGTCGGTCGGCTTCCAGCTCGGCACCCTCGAGGTGCTGCCGACGGCCGAGGAGGAGCGCGTGGTGGGGCACCTCGGACCCGACCTGCTCGGAGCCGACTGGGATGCCGCGGAGGCGGCGCGGCGCCTGGCATCCGATCCCGGCATCCCCGTCTTCGTGGCGCTGCTCGACCAGCGCAAGCTCGCCGGGGTCGGCAACGTCTACGCGAACGAGCTGTGCTACGTGCGCGGGCTGCTGCCGACCCGCCCGATGGGCGAGGTGGAGGATGTGCCGGCCCTCGTCTCGCTCGCGCATCGCATGCTCGTGGCGAACCGCGGCCGATGGACCCGCTCCACCACGGGCGACCTGCGCCCGGACCGCCGCAGCTGGGTCTACGGCCGCACCGGCCGGGCGTGCCTGCGCTGCGGCACGACGCTCGAGGGCGGCGAGCTCGGCGGCGTCGAGGGGCAGGAACGGGTGGTCACCTGGTGCCCGCGATGCCAGCGCTGA